A stretch of DNA from Pseudomonadales bacterium:
GCTATCTGCCGCTGTACATCTTCTGCGGCGAGCACCTGCTGTGCGCGCGACTGCGGCCGTCGAATCAGGATGGTGCTACGGGCAGCGTCGAAGAGCTCGAGCGGATCGTTACGCAGATCCGTGCCCGCTGGCCGAAGACACGGATCGTGATCCGCGGCGACTCCGGGTTCTGCCGCGAGGCGATCATGCGCTGGTGTGAGAAGAACCGGGTCAACTACTTGCTCGGCCTGGCCCGTAATGCGCGACTGAATCGGGTCCTGGGCGAGGCGATGGAGGCGGCACGCATCGAGCATGCCCGCACCGGCCGGCCGGCCCGTCGCTTCCGTGACTTCCGCTATCGGACGCGCAAGTCCTGGTCCGCCGAACGGCGGGTGGTGGGCAAGGCGGAATACCTGCCGAACAAGGCCAACCCACGGTTCGTGGTGACAAACCTTCCGATCCGCCAGGCCGGTGCAAAGCGCCTCTATGAGAAGCTCTACTGCGTACGCGGTGAGATGGAGAACAGGATCAAGGAGCAGCAGTTGGGGTTGTTCGCCGATCGCACCAGCACTGCGACCCTGCGGGCCAATCAACTGCGCCTGTACTTCTCCTCCTTCGCCTACGTGCTGATGCACGGGTTGAGAAGGTTGGGGCTCGCCGGCACGCAGCACGCCAAGGCGCAGTGCACGACCATCCGGCTGAAGCTACTGAAGATCGGTGCGCGGGTGCGCATTACCGTGCGCAGGGTCTGGCTGTCGTTCTCTGATGCCTATCCGTACGCCAGCGACTTCGCACAGATCCTGGCCAACCTCCGTCGTCATCCCGCCTGGCCGCCGCCCGGATAGCCATTGCCGTGATTGCCGCGTTCGCTTGTCAGTATTTACGACTGACAGGGAGACCTACGCTCCGACGAATGCCAAAGTGCCTCCAGAGCCCGACTCAGACCTCGCGCAACGACGCAAAGGCCCTCGTCGGCGACCTAATCGGCCTATGGGCCCGCTCGAACCACCCGGTCCACGGCAAAATGAGCGCCGAAGGCGCGCTGAACTGAAATCGGTGAGCTAAGCGGGCTAGGTGGCTGTCGAGAGGAGGAACGCCTACTCCCTTTGCAACCATCTTTCGAGTGAGTGATCCTGGACGGAGGGCCTTGTGTACGGCCACTCACATAGTACTACCCTCCATCCGACGGCCGCCCACCGGTGGTCGGTGGTACCTAACCACCGCCAACGCTCTCCTCGCCGATCGGCCTCAGTCCAGCCGCAGCCGTACCTTCAGGTGCTTGACGCCCCCGATGAATCCCGATCGCAGCCGCTCAGGCGGTTCGATGAGCTCAATCTCCCGCATTCGTGCGAGCAATGCTTTGAAGATGGCCCGCAGCTCGTTGCGCGCCAGATGCGCGCCCAGACACAGGTGCTCACCGATGCCGAATCCGATCTGCGGATTCTTGTCGCGCCGAACGTCGAATCGCATCGGCTCGGAAAAAACGGTCTCATCGCGATTGGCAGAGGGGTAGAACAGCGTCAGGTGCTCGCCCGCCTTGATGGACACGTCGTGCAGGGTGACGTCGCGGTTCGGTGTACGGCAGAAGTGAATCACCGGACTGGTCCAGCGCACCATCTCTTCGACCAGCGAATCGAGCAGCTCGGGCTGCTTCTGCACCAGTTCGAGCTGGTCGCGATGCTCCATGAGCGCCAGCACGCCACCGCTCGTGGCATTTCTCGTCGTCTCGTTGCCTGCCGCGATCAGCAGAAACAAGTATGACAACAACTCCAAGGGCGGAAGATACCGACCTTCGATCTTCGCGGTGGCCAGCACCGTCGTCAGGTCATCGCGCGGATGCTTGCGGCGGTCTTCGACGAAGTCGTTGCAATAGGCGAACACCTCCTCGATCGCGCGCTCCGCCAGTTGCCGACCGCTCGTTCCGTCCTCACGCCGAAACTCAGGGTCGTTCGCGCCGACGATCTCGTTCGTCCACCGGAAGAACTGGTCGCGATCCTCCTGCGGAAGCCCCATGAGCTCCGCGATGACGGCCAGCGGCAGGATCGCCGACACGCGCGTGACGAAATCCATCTCCGTCTCGTCCGCCACGCTGTCAAGCAGAACCTCCGCGACGTGATCCAACCGGTGCTGATCCTCGTTCAACCGGCGCTTGGTGAAGTACCGGCTCATGAGCTGACGGTAGATACGATGGTCGGGCGGATCCATGTTCAATAGCGTCCGCACGCGTGAGATCAGGTCTTCCTCGGCCTCCGGCTGAACGGAGAGCAGTGGCGCGTTCTCGAACACGCTCGGCTGCTTGGAGATGTTGACTATGTCCTCGTAGCGGGTGACCGCATAGAAAGGAACCAGCTTCGGGTGCTTGCAGTAGGCGATGGGACGGTCGCGACGCAATTCGGCCCAGAACTCGTGGGGGTAGCCATTCTGCTGGTAATAGTCGGGATCGATGATCTCGATGGGAGCCGTCGGTGTCTGCATGTCGTCCTCCAGTGTCATTCGTCGGTCACGGTAATGGCGAGCCTTGGGCAGAGCTGGGCCGCCGCTTCCACCTTGGCCCGCAGTTCCTCACCTGGATGCTCCTTCAGCAGCATCAGCTTGTCGTCGTCCGTGAGCTGAAACACCTCCGGGCATTCCATCACGCAGAGTGCGTTCGCTTCGCACAGCTCCATATCAACGATCACCTTCATGATCATCTCCCTGATCCCATAAACCTGTTGTACTTTCGCACATATGTGTTAAAAGTAAAGCCGTTGCGTCAGCCGGCGATATCCGCCCCCGGGAAGGAAGGAATCTTGCCACCGCCATCAGCCAACGTCGTCAAGTCCGCGGCACGTGTGCTGGAGATCTTCGAGCTCTTTGATGAGCTGCGCAGGCCAGTGTCGATCAACGAGGTCGCCGAACACCTCCGCTATCCGCATTCCAGCGCCGCCGCTCTGCTGCGTAGCCTGGAAAGTCTCGGTTACCTCGAGTACGACTCGACCGAGAAAGAGTTCTTTCCGAGCATCCGAATTTCGATGCTGGGACAATGGGTCGAGCATGAGAGTCTGCCGGTCAAGGCTGTGCAGAGGCTCATGCAGGAGCTGCTCGATGCCACGCAATGCACGGTCATCGCCGCCATCCGGTCCGGCGTGCACGTGCAGTACATCAAGGTCCTGCAGGGCACAACGGCCATCCGTTACCACGTCAAGCCGGGCACCCGAAGGCTGCTTCACGCCTCCACACTGGGTCGTGTGCTGCTAAGCCAGTACGACCCACCGGAAGCCGAACGCCTGCTCCAACAATCCATGGCCCGAGACCCGGACTGCAAGGCGTCACGCGATGACCTGCGGCGCGCGATCAAGCAGGCGCGAGAGCACGGCTTTGCCGTCTGCACAGGACTGATCGTACCCGGCGCCACCATGGTGGGCGTGCCGATGAACCTGGACCGGGGCGGCCGGCCCGCCGCCATCGGTCTCGCCGCGCCCGAAGAGTGGATCGCCACGAGGCGCCAGGAGCATCTCACCGTGCTTAGAAAGACGCTCGACCGATACGCTACGCCTGCGGAGAAGCGCGCGTGAGCGCGCCCTCGACCATCCCGGCCATGCCTCAACCGCGCATAGAGACGCGTCTGTGCCAGTTGCTGGGGATTCAGCACCCTATCGTGCTGGCCGGCATGCCCGGAGTCGCCGGCCCAGAACTCACTGCCGCCGTGTCCAATGCCGGCGGATTGGGAATGCTGGCTGTTCATGCTGGTACGCCGGACGAGCTTCGCGCCCTGATCCGCCGCACCCGCGAACTCACCGACAGACCGTTCGGCGTCTTCCTCACCCTGCCGGATTCCCGGCCCTACGGATTGCCGCGCCCCGGACAGCGTGCCCGCCTCCCCGCAGACGAGCTGGTCGACTGTCTCGAATTCGCCGAATCCTTCATGGAGCAGCACGGTCTCGACCATCAGGACGAATCCGGACCGCCGGGCGTGATCCCACTATGCACGCCCGCATTTCTCGATGCCCACCTCCAGGTAGTGATCGAGGAACAGGTACCTGTCTTCGCTGCCGGCCTGGGAACGCCGCTTCCCGATCTCAAGGTACTCCACGATCACGGAATCCTGGTGATCGCCCCGGCCGGAACTGTCCGGGACGCGGTGCAGCTGGCAACCGCCGGTGTCGACGTGGTCGTCGCTCAGGGCCACGAGGCCGGCGGACCGAACGCACCGGTCGGTACCCTGCCGCTCGTCCCTCAAGTCGTCGACGCCCTCGGACCCGGACTGCCCGTGCTGGCCGGTGGCGGCATCGGTGACGGGCGCGGTGTCGCAGCCGCGTTGATGCTCGGTGCACAGGGCGCGTGGATCGGCACTGCATTTCTTGCGGCGCGCGAGGCCCGCCTGCCGGACTTTCAACGACGCGCGCTGATTGGTGCCGGCGACGACTCCACGGTCGTGACCCGATCCATCACCGGTCAGCCGCTGCGAACATTGCGCTCGCGCTGGACCGACACGTGGGAGCGCACCGAGCTCGAGCCGCTCGCCGCACCCTACCAGGCCCGGATATCCGGCCCAGTGCTGGCAGCCGCCCTCAGCAGCGGCCGCGCGGACGTCCACCCGGGCACCGCAGGCCCGGCCGCCGGCTTTATCCGATGCATCCGGCCTACCGAAAATATACTCGCCGACCTGGTATCCGGCGCACGCGCGGCTCTCGATCGACCATTCGACGTCGGCGTTCACCCTACCCCCCTCGTTCAACAGCTTCGTAGGATACCCTCATGAATTACCCCATCATCTCCGCGGACTCCCACATCACGGAAGCTCCGAACACGTATACCGACTACATCGACAAGCAATGGCGCGACAAGGCGCCGCGCATCGTGACGACCGAGAGTCAGGGCGACGTGTTCGTCATTGACGGCATGGAGCGCCCCATCGCGCTCGGCCTGGTCGCCGCCGCCGGCAAGGATCCCGACGACCTCGCCGAAGGCGGGGTTCGGTTCGACGACCTGCATCGCGGAGGTTGGGATCCACACGCTCGGCTCGCCGAGCAGGATCAGGACGGCGTGGCGGCAGAAATCATCTACCCAACGGTCGGCATGATGCTGTGCAACCACAGCGACTTCGCCTACAAAGATGCCTGCTTCGCGGCCTACAACCGCTGGATTGCGGAATACTGTGCCACCCACCCGGCCCGTCTGCTGGGCTGCGGTCAATCGGCTGCGACGAACCCACAGCGCACGGTGGAAGATCTCCGGGAGATCAGGAGGTTGGGCCTGCGGGGGGTCATGCTTTCGGGAAACCCGGGGGAGAAAGACTTCGACGACCCGGTCTGGAACCCGGTCTGGGAGGCGGCCATCGAGCTCGGTCTGCCGGTGTCGTTTCACATTCTGACCATCCGGGGGTCGAGCCACTTCCGCGGTCCGCGCATCAACAGCTTCCTGTCCATCATCCGCGGCAACCAGGACATCATGGGGACGCTGATCTTCGGGGGCGTATTCGAACGTTACCCCG
This window harbors:
- a CDS encoding IS1380 family transposase, with the translated sequence MTTECIPCQLEFHALGTREVVGRFDGGRITSDGGGLLLREVDHRLGLSDRLARCFTDYRNPNSIEHGVLSLVAQRVYGLALGYEDLNDHDTLRADSVLALLVGKRDLTGEDRERERDKGNPLAGSSTLNRLELTTPESAKSDRYKKIAADPKAFDRLLVDLFIESHDKPPREIWLDLDATDDPLHGNQEGRFFHGYYGCYCYLPLYIFCGEHLLCARLRPSNQDGATGSVEELERIVTQIRARWPKTRIVIRGDSGFCREAIMRWCEKNRVNYLLGLARNARLNRVLGEAMEAARIEHARTGRPARRFRDFRYRTRKSWSAERRVVGKAEYLPNKANPRFVVTNLPIRQAGAKRLYEKLYCVRGEMENRIKEQQLGLFADRTSTATLRANQLRLYFSSFAYVLMHGLRRLGLAGTQHAKAQCTTIRLKLLKIGARVRITVRRVWLSFSDAYPYASDFAQILANLRRHPAWPPPG
- a CDS encoding cytochrome P450, giving the protein MQTPTAPIEIIDPDYYQQNGYPHEFWAELRRDRPIAYCKHPKLVPFYAVTRYEDIVNISKQPSVFENAPLLSVQPEAEEDLISRVRTLLNMDPPDHRIYRQLMSRYFTKRRLNEDQHRLDHVAEVLLDSVADETEMDFVTRVSAILPLAVIAELMGLPQEDRDQFFRWTNEIVGANDPEFRREDGTSGRQLAERAIEEVFAYCNDFVEDRRKHPRDDLTTVLATAKIEGRYLPPLELLSYLFLLIAAGNETTRNATSGGVLALMEHRDQLELVQKQPELLDSLVEEMVRWTSPVIHFCRTPNRDVTLHDVSIKAGEHLTLFYPSANRDETVFSEPMRFDVRRDKNPQIGFGIGEHLCLGAHLARNELRAIFKALLARMREIELIEPPERLRSGFIGGVKHLKVRLRLD
- a CDS encoding ferredoxin, with protein sequence MKVIVDMELCEANALCVMECPEVFQLTDDDKLMLLKEHPGEELRAKVEAAAQLCPRLAITVTDE
- a CDS encoding IclR family transcriptional regulator; the encoded protein is MPPPSANVVKSAARVLEIFELFDELRRPVSINEVAEHLRYPHSSAAALLRSLESLGYLEYDSTEKEFFPSIRISMLGQWVEHESLPVKAVQRLMQELLDATQCTVIAAIRSGVHVQYIKVLQGTTAIRYHVKPGTRRLLHASTLGRVLLSQYDPPEAERLLQQSMARDPDCKASRDDLRRAIKQAREHGFAVCTGLIVPGATMVGVPMNLDRGGRPAAIGLAAPEEWIATRRQEHLTVLRKTLDRYATPAEKRA
- a CDS encoding nitronate monooxygenase, producing the protein MSAPSTIPAMPQPRIETRLCQLLGIQHPIVLAGMPGVAGPELTAAVSNAGGLGMLAVHAGTPDELRALIRRTRELTDRPFGVFLTLPDSRPYGLPRPGQRARLPADELVDCLEFAESFMEQHGLDHQDESGPPGVIPLCTPAFLDAHLQVVIEEQVPVFAAGLGTPLPDLKVLHDHGILVIAPAGTVRDAVQLATAGVDVVVAQGHEAGGPNAPVGTLPLVPQVVDALGPGLPVLAGGGIGDGRGVAAALMLGAQGAWIGTAFLAAREARLPDFQRRALIGAGDDSTVVTRSITGQPLRTLRSRWTDTWERTELEPLAAPYQARISGPVLAAALSSGRADVHPGTAGPAAGFIRCIRPTENILADLVSGARAALDRPFDVGVHPTPLVQQLRRIPS
- a CDS encoding amidohydrolase family protein — its product is MNYPIISADSHITEAPNTYTDYIDKQWRDKAPRIVTTESQGDVFVIDGMERPIALGLVAAAGKDPDDLAEGGVRFDDLHRGGWDPHARLAEQDQDGVAAEIIYPTVGMMLCNHSDFAYKDACFAAYNRWIAEYCATHPARLLGCGQSAATNPQRTVEDLREIRRLGLRGVMLSGNPGEKDFDDPVWNPVWEAAIELGLPVSFHILTIRGSSHFRGPRINSFLSIIRGNQDIMGTLIFGGVFERYPDLKVVCVEADAGWVPHYMYRMDHAYKRHRRWLAPGVTLSKLPSEFFADHIYTTFQDDWVAFRSADQMNWRRLMWANDFPHSDSTWPWSQEMLAEHTAQLTDEQKRAILCDNVAQLYGIDLGTLRAAA